A single Kribbella aluminosa DNA region contains:
- a CDS encoding ABC transporter ATP-binding protein, which yields MSQPVLEARGVSKHFPAGRSTVRAVDDATLALQPGRIVALVGESGSGKTTLARLLARFYPPTEGEIRLRGEVVKGKQRAYYRDVQLIFQDPFGSLNPLHRVRYNLERAVKLHHDVRSRAELHEKVTELLERVSLTPVEQYVDKFPHELSGGQRQRVVIARALAVEPKVLLGDEPISMLDVSIRLEMLNLLDRLRTEDGLALLYITHDIASARYLCDDIVVMYAGRMVEGGPKEAVIADPLHPYTQLLIDSSPDPERDRTDRTDRLGLFDAEDLGEPPSLIDPPAGCRFHPRCPVAMDICRTDVPPRTELPDGRWTHCWLQEKK from the coding sequence ATGAGCCAACCCGTTCTGGAGGCCCGTGGGGTCTCGAAGCATTTCCCGGCCGGGCGGTCGACGGTGCGGGCGGTGGACGATGCGACGCTCGCACTGCAACCGGGGCGGATCGTGGCGCTGGTCGGAGAGAGCGGGAGCGGGAAGACGACGCTCGCCAGGCTGCTGGCCCGCTTCTACCCGCCGACGGAAGGGGAGATCCGGCTCCGGGGCGAGGTGGTGAAGGGTAAGCAGCGCGCGTACTACCGCGACGTACAGCTGATCTTCCAGGATCCGTTCGGGTCGCTGAACCCGTTGCACCGGGTGCGGTACAACCTGGAGCGGGCGGTGAAGCTGCATCACGACGTACGTTCTCGCGCTGAGCTGCACGAGAAGGTCACCGAGCTGCTGGAGCGGGTGAGCCTGACGCCGGTCGAGCAGTACGTCGACAAGTTCCCGCACGAGCTGTCCGGTGGGCAGCGGCAGCGGGTGGTGATCGCGCGGGCGCTGGCGGTCGAGCCGAAGGTGCTGCTCGGTGACGAGCCGATCTCGATGCTGGACGTGTCGATCCGGCTGGAGATGCTGAACCTGCTCGACCGGCTGCGGACCGAGGACGGGCTGGCGCTGCTCTACATCACGCACGACATCGCCAGCGCGCGCTACCTGTGTGACGACATCGTCGTGATGTACGCCGGCCGGATGGTCGAGGGCGGCCCGAAGGAAGCGGTGATCGCCGATCCGCTGCACCCGTACACGCAACTGCTGATCGACTCGTCACCGGACCCGGAACGCGATCGCACCGACCGCACCGACCGCCTCGGGCTGTTCGACGCCGAGGACCTGGGCGAGCCGCCGAGCCTGATCGACCCGCCGGCGGGCTGCCGGTTCCACCCGCGCTGTCCGGTGGCGATGGACATCTGCCGGACCGACGTACCGCCGCGGACCGAACTGCCCGACGGCCGCTGGACCCATTGCTGGCTGCAGGAGAAGAAATGA
- a CDS encoding ABC transporter ATP-binding protein, protein MSVLTVEGLTVDYVTGDRPVRACDDVSFELHRGEILGVAGESGSGKSTLITALTRLQRPPAVTTAGRIEFHGTDLVGLRPDELRKLRWTSLAIVLQSAMDALNPVMRVGAQFVDVLRSHDKSLNRKDAWARAEELLGMVGISADRVRAYPHELSGGMRQRASIALALACGPELVVMDEPTTAVDVVMQRQILAQVLRLRRELGFAVVFVTHDLSLLLELADRIAIMYGGRIVEIGTAESLYAKPRHPYTRGLRDSFPPLRSELRKLTGIPGSPPDLRNPPAGCPFHPRCADRFDGCDEQRPELLTIEDHAVACRLYPSGEDRV, encoded by the coding sequence ATGAGTGTGCTGACGGTGGAAGGCCTGACCGTCGACTACGTGACCGGCGACCGCCCGGTGCGGGCGTGCGACGACGTCTCGTTCGAGCTGCACCGCGGCGAGATCCTCGGGGTGGCAGGGGAGTCCGGGTCGGGCAAGTCGACGCTGATCACCGCGCTCACCCGGCTGCAGCGCCCGCCGGCGGTCACCACCGCCGGCCGGATCGAGTTCCACGGTACCGACCTGGTCGGGCTGCGACCGGACGAGCTCCGGAAACTGCGCTGGACCTCGCTCGCGATCGTGCTGCAGAGCGCGATGGACGCCCTGAACCCGGTGATGCGGGTCGGCGCCCAGTTCGTCGACGTACTGCGTTCGCACGACAAGAGCCTGAACAGAAAGGACGCCTGGGCACGCGCCGAGGAGCTGCTCGGGATGGTCGGCATCTCCGCCGACCGGGTCCGCGCGTACCCGCACGAGCTGTCCGGCGGCATGCGGCAGCGAGCGAGCATCGCGCTCGCGCTGGCCTGCGGTCCCGAGCTGGTCGTGATGGACGAGCCGACGACGGCCGTCGACGTGGTGATGCAACGCCAGATCCTTGCGCAGGTCCTGCGACTCAGAAGAGAGCTGGGTTTCGCGGTCGTGTTCGTCACCCACGACCTCTCGCTGCTGCTGGAGCTCGCCGACCGGATCGCGATCATGTACGGCGGCCGGATCGTCGAGATCGGCACCGCCGAGTCGCTGTACGCCAAACCGCGGCATCCGTACACCCGTGGCCTCCGCGACTCGTTCCCGCCGCTGCGCTCGGAGCTGCGCAAACTCACCGGCATCCCGGGCAGCCCACCGGACCTTCGCAATCCGCCCGCGGGCTGCCCGTTCCACCCGCGCTGCGCCGATCGCTTCGACGGTTGCGACGAGCAACGACCGGAACTGCTGACGATCGAGGACCATGCCGTTGCCTGCCGCCTGTACCCGTCGGGAGAGGATCGAGTATGA
- a CDS encoding ABC transporter substrate-binding protein yields MRSRWRVLLVVGAVLVVGCSGPTGGPAATGSAGGASIVYAKTDGGTTFVRNYNVLGPATDKAPNMELVYEPLMRVDYGAGGVVKPWLAESWAFAAQGKQLTIKLRTDVKWSDGQKFTADDVVYSLGLPIEKPDFSIAGVTYKSVTKVDDSTVKVVFPEPSYATLNQFANILLPMVPKHIWASQNLNTWTNPDPVGTGPFTVGEFKPQQITLKARSDYWGGKLPMTTYKIIPTSADALKAQLLKGDIDWASASWPNGEKEYVAKDPDKHLYQLYSNGGAMSVLFNTAKAPFNDVHVRRALALTIDRTAVVTTLQRPGTEAGPTGLSEQLFGDWLDPSYKGKVQKVDATGAKAELAKGGWTIDNGALVKDGKRYQPSILFNADWGWGNYADILINTWKQSLGLQVKGAGQPSAGYYDKQNLGQFDLAAASTGGASVYGVYRFLSSQFLTPIGKSATLDQGRWNDPETDKIIRSMERTDNVDELKTLGKQLQKIVVDEVPFSPIYNNFYFIDINATRWTGWPTPEKFDSIPFAGMGPDTIRTLLSLQRRGN; encoded by the coding sequence ATGCGCAGTCGATGGCGAGTGTTGCTGGTGGTCGGCGCGGTGCTGGTCGTGGGGTGCTCAGGCCCCACGGGCGGTCCGGCGGCGACCGGGTCGGCGGGTGGCGCGAGCATCGTGTACGCGAAGACGGACGGCGGTACGACGTTCGTCCGCAACTACAACGTGCTGGGCCCGGCGACCGACAAGGCGCCGAACATGGAACTGGTCTACGAGCCGTTGATGCGGGTCGACTACGGCGCCGGCGGCGTGGTGAAGCCGTGGCTGGCCGAGAGCTGGGCGTTCGCAGCGCAGGGCAAGCAGCTGACCATCAAGCTGCGCACCGACGTGAAGTGGTCGGACGGCCAGAAGTTCACCGCGGACGACGTCGTGTACTCGCTCGGCCTGCCGATCGAGAAGCCGGACTTCAGTATCGCGGGTGTCACCTACAAGTCGGTCACGAAGGTCGACGACAGCACGGTCAAGGTGGTGTTCCCCGAGCCGTCGTACGCGACCCTGAACCAGTTCGCGAACATCCTGCTGCCGATGGTCCCGAAGCACATCTGGGCGAGCCAGAACCTGAACACCTGGACCAACCCGGACCCGGTCGGCACCGGCCCGTTCACGGTGGGGGAGTTCAAGCCGCAGCAGATCACTCTGAAGGCGCGCTCCGACTACTGGGGCGGCAAGCTGCCGATGACGACGTACAAGATCATCCCGACCAGCGCCGACGCGCTGAAGGCGCAGCTGCTGAAGGGTGACATCGACTGGGCGTCCGCCAGCTGGCCGAACGGCGAGAAGGAGTACGTCGCCAAGGACCCGGACAAGCACCTGTACCAGCTGTACTCCAACGGCGGCGCGATGTCCGTACTCTTCAACACCGCCAAGGCCCCCTTCAACGATGTGCATGTACGGCGGGCCCTCGCGCTCACGATCGACCGTACGGCGGTCGTGACCACGCTGCAGCGCCCCGGGACCGAGGCCGGCCCGACCGGGTTGTCCGAGCAGCTGTTCGGCGACTGGCTCGACCCGTCGTACAAAGGCAAGGTGCAGAAGGTCGACGCGACCGGAGCGAAGGCCGAGCTGGCCAAGGGCGGCTGGACGATCGACAACGGCGCGCTCGTGAAGGACGGCAAGCGGTACCAGCCGAGCATCCTGTTCAACGCCGACTGGGGCTGGGGCAACTACGCCGACATCCTGATCAACACCTGGAAGCAGTCGCTCGGCCTGCAGGTGAAGGGCGCCGGCCAGCCGAGCGCCGGGTACTACGACAAGCAGAACCTCGGCCAGTTCGACCTGGCGGCCGCGTCCACCGGTGGCGCCAGCGTGTACGGCGTCTACCGGTTCCTGTCCAGCCAGTTCCTGACCCCGATCGGCAAGTCGGCCACCCTCGACCAGGGCCGCTGGAACGACCCGGAGACCGACAAGATCATCAGGTCGATGGAGCGCACCGACAACGTCGACGAGCTGAAGACGCTCGGCAAGCAGCTGCAGAAGATCGTCGTCGACGAGGTCCCGTTCAGCCCGATCTACAACAACTTCTACTTCATCGACATCAACGCGACCCGGTGGACCGGCTGGCCGACGCCGGAGAAGTTCGACAGCATCCCGTTCGCCGGGATGGGCCCGGACACGATCCGTACGCTGCTGAGCCTGCAGCGCCGGGGGAACTGA
- a CDS encoding ABC transporter permease: MRWAFLARRLGFYLAAAAAAIGLNFLLPRLMPGDPSSAIVEELERVSGQQVPAETLMSIRAIFGNPHANLAQQFADYLRQLSHGDLGVSVVNFPVPVADLVWQALPWTLLLVGTTTITAFAIGTLLGVVAGWKAGSRFDAILTPFTTFLSSVPYFWVALLALWIFGFVLGWTPLSGGYDADLPQGFSLAYAVSVLHHGVLPAATIVFSAFGGWLLGMRNMTVTTVREDYVLLAQAKGLSPKRVMFRYAARNAMLPSFTGFAMALGGVVGGALLTEIVFSYPGIGYLLYESLQKRDYPMMQGVFLLITLTVLLANLVADLAYVLLDPRIRARG, from the coding sequence ATGCGGTGGGCCTTCCTGGCCCGGCGGCTGGGTTTCTACCTGGCCGCCGCGGCCGCCGCGATCGGCCTGAACTTCCTGCTCCCGCGGCTGATGCCGGGCGACCCGTCGTCGGCGATCGTCGAGGAGCTCGAACGGGTCAGCGGGCAGCAGGTACCGGCCGAGACGCTGATGTCGATCCGCGCGATCTTCGGCAACCCGCACGCGAACCTGGCCCAGCAGTTCGCCGACTACCTCCGCCAGCTGTCCCACGGTGACCTCGGCGTCTCGGTGGTGAACTTCCCGGTCCCGGTCGCCGACCTGGTCTGGCAGGCGCTGCCGTGGACACTGCTGCTGGTCGGTACGACGACGATCACCGCGTTCGCGATCGGCACCCTGCTCGGCGTGGTCGCGGGCTGGAAGGCGGGCAGCCGGTTCGACGCGATCCTCACGCCGTTCACGACGTTCCTCAGTAGCGTCCCGTACTTCTGGGTGGCCCTGCTCGCGCTCTGGATCTTCGGCTTCGTCCTCGGCTGGACGCCGCTGTCCGGCGGGTACGACGCCGACCTGCCGCAGGGATTCAGCCTCGCGTACGCCGTCAGCGTGCTCCACCACGGCGTGTTGCCGGCAGCAACGATCGTGTTCTCGGCGTTCGGCGGCTGGCTGCTCGGGATGCGGAACATGACCGTCACCACGGTCCGCGAGGACTACGTCCTGCTGGCCCAGGCGAAAGGCCTGTCGCCGAAGCGGGTGATGTTCCGGTACGCCGCCCGGAACGCGATGCTGCCGAGCTTCACCGGGTTCGCGATGGCGCTCGGCGGCGTGGTCGGCGGTGCGCTGCTGACCGAGATCGTGTTCAGCTACCCGGGGATCGGCTACCTGCTGTACGAGTCGCTGCAGAAGCGCGACTACCCGATGATGCAGGGCGTGTTCCTGCTGATCACGCTGACAGTCCTGCTGGCGAACCTGGTCGCGGACCTGGCGTACGTGTTGCTCGATCCACGCATCCGGGCGAGGGGATGA
- a CDS encoding ABC transporter permease, with translation MLRSWKVRIGLSILGFFGLLAVFGPLVGQDPRANDISAISQPPSAHHLFGTTQFGQDVLAQTISGARGSMLVGVLAAAIGTLIAVLVGVPAGYFGGAVDNGLNFLTNLFLVMPVLPLILIVAGYVQGTGPFVIALIIGLFGWSGGARTLRAQSLSLSSRDFVLAMRMVGEPHRRLIFFEILPHLTGWISAMFLHGMIGGVMAEAGLAFLGITDSGSISWGTMIQAAQQQSAVLRGLWWWFVPPGLCIALIGTAATLVNFGVDEVSNPKLRVARRSVVVRTRKVVEA, from the coding sequence ATGCTTCGCAGTTGGAAGGTCCGGATCGGGCTGTCGATCCTCGGCTTCTTCGGGCTGCTCGCCGTCTTCGGTCCGCTGGTCGGCCAGGATCCCAGAGCGAACGACATCAGCGCGATCTCGCAGCCGCCGAGTGCGCACCACCTCTTCGGTACGACGCAGTTCGGGCAGGACGTGCTCGCGCAGACGATCTCGGGTGCCCGCGGCTCGATGCTGGTCGGCGTACTGGCGGCTGCGATCGGCACGCTGATCGCGGTCCTGGTCGGCGTCCCGGCCGGGTACTTCGGCGGCGCCGTCGACAACGGGCTGAACTTCCTCACCAACCTGTTCCTGGTGATGCCGGTCCTGCCGCTGATCCTGATCGTCGCGGGGTACGTGCAGGGCACCGGGCCGTTCGTGATCGCGCTGATCATCGGCCTGTTCGGCTGGTCCGGCGGCGCCCGGACGCTCCGGGCGCAGTCGCTCAGCCTGAGCAGCCGGGACTTCGTGCTCGCGATGCGGATGGTCGGCGAGCCGCACCGGCGGCTGATCTTCTTCGAGATACTGCCGCATCTGACCGGGTGGATCTCGGCGATGTTCCTGCACGGCATGATCGGCGGCGTGATGGCCGAGGCGGGGCTGGCGTTCCTCGGCATCACCGACTCCGGCTCGATCAGCTGGGGCACGATGATCCAGGCGGCCCAGCAGCAGAGCGCCGTACTGCGGGGGCTCTGGTGGTGGTTCGTACCACCCGGGCTGTGCATCGCGCTGATCGGTACGGCGGCAACGCTGGTGAACTTCGGCGTCGACGAGGTCTCGAACCCGAAGCTGCGGGTGGCCCGTCGCTCGGTCGTCGTCCGGACCCGGAAGGTGGTCGAGGCATGA